atataaaaaaataaattatataatatatatatattaatataattacATTGATATACAATAATTAAGTATGCACTGAGAGACAGATGGGTTAAAGACAGAGTAAAATGACACAGTGTTTTAATGGTGCAAGAGCAGATCAAGTTTCTGATTTGTGATTCAAAGTGATGTACCCTACACTTTCATATCCTCTCTGCTCTGTAGCACAGGGAGGTTCAGCTTCCCTGACCACAGCAACTGTGGGCACTGCTGGCATGCCTGCTATCccctctccttccttcctcccctcaCCTGCATGCCCACACTAACTGGCCCAGAGCCAAACTGACTGTGGAGTCCTGTCTGCACTCTCCGCAGCCTCAGCAGACCCGCTCTCACTCTCCTTTGTTCCACTGAACTTCAGAGGAGGCCGAGGTATTCCCCTTCAAAAGTAAGTACCAGTGATAGCCCGGCCTGCTGTCACAGAGAGTGTGCTGGTTTCTTATGACTGTAGCACACAACCAGACTGAGATCAGGATATTGATTTCAGTGCCTGTGCACACTGCCAGCACTCATTAAGAGCGGTTTTTATCTACATGGTGTGAGTCAGCCGCATCGGGAGAGCAGTAGAGAAAGGGTGGTGGAAATGGAGGAGTGGGGATAGAAGGATGACAAGGTGGTTGTAATATGATAAGGGAGAGGTtgggaggaaaagagaggacAGTGAGGGGTGAAAAGTGGAAcagcacagacaaaaacaccagATTTCAGACCAGGTGTTCTCAAAGGCAGACTTTCTCACAGCCCAGTTTGTGTATATTTGGGTATGTTGCTGTTGTGCACAAGGCTGGACCTCTCAcaagcaatgctgagtaagaaAACAGAAAGTTGTAGATGAGCAGAGGGAGGATTTATTTGGGTTTTATAGGGGGACAGAAGTAGGAGTCTGGTTAAACTTTGGATACTGAATCACCGTCTCTTGTGGATCGCTGTGGGGCAGACATAAGAATGGCTTCTCATTTACTTCTCCCTTTGCTTATTCTTCCTTTAAGACAGAAGAGGCAGCGGCAGAGTGACGAACAGTGAAAGGCCTATTCTGCTGTGGTAATAAAGACAGAGTTTTTAATTCAGCCTGCACCCCTCAGCCTGTGACTGACTGGCTAGCATGAATCGTCTCCTATTTAGTCCTCTCTATTCAGCCATCACTCTCTGTCTGCTTCCCTATCTCCAAGCATCTTTTTTCTTCACTCAGCGTGCAATCTTGTTTTAGGATCCCGTGGCTACagtcccccccctccccccgccCCCTCAGCCATGTCATCGGTGAGTCCCAGCCACAGTACGGATCCCCCTCTGCAACTTAAGACATCCTGCTTGTCTCCAGTGAACCTACACTTTTCCTCACTATCCTACAGATGCACATTTTGGTGGATGTCTTTTTCAGACAGTCGTGCAAAGCCAAGGAGTAGATAGACTGCCTGTGCAGCACAGAGGTGACACATTTCATCACGCTTCTCTAAAATGCCACGATTTTTCCAAATCTACATCTCCCTCATGAAGGGAAATCATCACACATACCTTACTCGCGGGGTTTTCTGTGTGtacttgtttttcaaatttaaaagttaaagttattCATGCACTGTAAGAACACAGTGGCTCTTTGAGCAGCCTGTCTTTGGCTGTCTGTCCGCTGAACAGCAGTGCTCTGTGCTGCGAGAACTGAAGTGTTTCCCAAACAACCGCTGCTCACATATATCactgcttatatatatatatatcagactGCTCTTACAGCATATTGCAGAAGGTAGAGAGTGCAGTGAAATAAGACATTCAAACATTGTACCAGAGCATTTTATGCTTGTGCAAATGAAAAATGGAACTTTTTAGGGTTTATAGTGTTTTAATGATTGTATAATAGCTGTACTGAAACCAGGATATAAATACAAccgaataaaaaagaaaattacaaaatCTTAACACATGTCCAGTATACATAACAAATGTCAACAAGCAGGACCGTCGTTTCCAAAAATAGGATTGTCCACATATTTTCTAGTTCCTTCAGCTGAATGATGTTTTACTGTTTGCTTCATCATGTCATTCACCTTTTATATCTCCAACACACATTTCTATATTTGCTCAATAAAAAAGTTTGAGTTAATCCATACAAAACCCTTGTTCTTATAGTGAAATCAAACAAAGATACATCACTCATTTTGGATTTCTATGGACAAATCAACATGATGTCACACTAACAACAACATACACTTCTGGGTATACAACTGGCCATTGGTTTGAATTGCAGAGATATGTGACACtggcaaacatgtttatttctattgtcattttcagccataaCTGTAACGTTTAAAGATATATAAACACGATGGTCCCACCTATCGGACATTTCTGCTGTTATTtcatgtactgtgttgctttgctagcgtctttgataaaccaaatctaccagcaTGCAAGCaacgtactgctgtggatgggtgCCAGAGCAAAATGTAATTTAGCCAACTTAGAAGACCCATCTAAAGAAATCAGTTTAAGTATATACTATATTTGGATTATTTCCACCGCTTTAAGAAAGAATAAAGCATTACTTAATTAATCCCTTGATAGGAAATTCAATTTCACTGTGTTGTCATTTTTCAGtttacacacgcacacacataggcctgaaatacagacacatgcacaaacaggacctaatggagagatgtcagagcgaggtgGCCTGTGGGTAGGCACCCCTAGCAGATGGGGGTCAACAGCTCAACAgtacctcagcagtgcccaggagcaTGAACttgcacctctccagctaccagtccacattCTGGGTTTGGTCTGTGCGGGTACTTGAGCtggcaaccctccggttcccaagccATGCCCCCACAGACTGAGCCTTACAAACAAACTaatcgaggcagcggtagaccagcaactcctgtgtttttcGAAGTAAAATAACAGCTCCAGCTCCCAATTGGAAAAAACTGTCTGATGGtaagtaaagcagtgaaaatctTCTAAATATAGCAAACACTTGAactattattgtttttttaggtgggccttTTTTAAGATGGCTAAAAACCAACCAACTGAGGCATCGTTTGCTCTGCGCTGTTTCATTTCATGTATGTGATGTGGGGGCTTTCTACCCAGAAggtattgtaaacaaacattgtgattcagTCTGTAGCTTATCACCAATGCCCCCAAAGGACCCATATTCTAAAACATTTATTGCACGCAGCTGTGCAAGACAGATGTTGATCCATCCATCATTTGAGTCAGTATGTCCTATTCATGTCGCAGCAACTCCTTCAGCAACAGCACACTTTAAATATGGTCACCACGGTACATCAGATTATCACACATATGGAGTCCTTAGTTAAATCCAAACCAGACTTTTGTTTGGCCTTTGTGCTCTAAGTGAGTTTCCACTTTCACCTCTCTCGTTTTAGAAATCATACTGGGAAACAAACATGGTGATTTTGGTGATATACCTCCCCAGCTGGGCTCGTCTCTCCAGCTCGCTCATTTCCACTTCCGCCTCCAGTGTGGCAGGGCCCTGCACTGGGGTCACCAGCATCAGCTGACCTGTCAGACGATCTGAACGCTGGACCGTGAAGTGGCGCCGAGCTTGCCTTCCCCCCAGTAGGGAGAAGCGAAGCGTGTCACCCATTGGACGCAATGCTGAGACCCTGAACATGACGCGAGGGGCTGACAGGTTGGACACAACAGCCAGGTAATGGTAGGAGAAGGAGTTGGGGGTCTGAGAACATGCCTTGTTGTCCACGGGACAGGGGTTACGTTCACAACGCctggaaaaaaacagaggtGGTGTTCAAAGGAATCAAACTAGGTATACTgtcaatgtttttattgtgcatCTCAAATGAAAAATCTTACTTGTACAATGGGAAGTGAACTTGgatgtaaaaaaataactaaGGATAATGCTCACATAGGCGATGTCTTGACGTATGTAGCATTAGGGATTTTGGGGCAGTCCACACGGACACACTGGAATCCACCGTATGTATTAACGCACATCTGGTCCtttgtgcagttgttttgtctggtgGCACACTCATCAATGTCTGTGAGGAAACAGCAACACAATAAGATATTTATTCAGACAGAGATATCTTTCACACTGTATGAGAATGGCATTCTCCATTTTTGTGAACTGAAAccatttttgatgtgttgttattTTGAGTTTTATCAGCAACATTTGGTATAAATACCTTGTAAAATACTTTCTGTAATATTGAATGCAGATTTTTgaaattaagaaaaagaaaaacacaccttTACAGCTGCGTCCATCGCGGGTCACATTGTATCCGGCAGGGCAGGAACAGCGGTAGCCTCCAGGGGTGTTAACACAGGTATGTAAACACAGTCTCCCAGCCTGGCCGTTATGGAACAGCTCACATTCATCTATATCTACAAGTATACAACGCACACACAGTTACCATCTCACATAGATAAATGTATGGTTTAGTCACAGGGCAGGTATTAGTCGTACCAGTGCAAGTGTTGCTGTCCCTGCCAGAGATGGTGTATCCCGGCTCACAGGTGCAGTGGGTGGTCCCCTGCGTTATAGTGCAACGTGATGGACGGACAATGGGCCCTGTGGTGGCAGCTGGCAAGGTAGAGGCAGCAGCCGTGGCTGAGGAGGTGGCGGCCGAGGTGTTTGTCATAGTGACAAAGACTAAATGAGGAAGACAGGAAAGAGAcaaaagttaatgtttttttttttttttttaagattttttttttttttagcatttctgCTTTTTATTGGATAGGACAGCTCAGAGAGTCACAGGAAAGATATGGGAGATaaaggggatgacatgcagcacaaggcccaggctggagtcgaactcAAGCCACTGCAGTAAGGACTCGGCCTTGATACTGTACGTGGTGCACATGCTCCACTAGGCGAGCTAGAGGGGCGGGGTGcaagtgtttttatttgctgtaatattttcagttattttaaagTTGCTATTTTCAGTCCATTAGAACCAGGCTTGAAAATGAGCTGCAGCAATATAagcaccatagactgtaaaaataatggacctTGCTACTATGACGTCACCCaatggtttgtggactcacGTTTTGAAGCCTCGCATTCGGCAACTCAGCtattgccatcttggttttttggagccataagtgaccatatttgggtgagacgCTGGCGCTGtgaaggagtgaggggtggatctgacactatgggcagacagcctgtcactcaaggtAGCCTGTCCTTAATTAcatgtaactttaagcctcaatACAAtgtaacaggtgagttatataaaaaatcaCCACCCTACAGTTGTCATGATGGGGgtaattagctatagagactaaAACCATTTttcgtaccaggctgtaaaaatgtttattcCTGCTATAAAGTTAGGGCaatttaacatgggggtctatggggatatACTggtttctggagccagcctcaagtggccattcaaggaactgcggtttttggcacttcgtgttggcttcatttttcagcaccAGATGTTGCCGCTTGATAAGAACGAAGGATGTCTGCACCTCATCAGCTGACCACAGGATAGTTTTTCAtgctgttttaaatgttttaaatgtcaatCAGGTGAATAAAAAATGTAGCTGCTGTTGCTGGTAGCTTGACTATTTAAAAATGGCAGGTTTGTACGGGACACCATCTTTAACAAGTGACAATTCTAGTGACAATTCTCTCTGACCAACCAGTGGTCTGCAATGTTTTTACTTCACCTTTTATTGGCTCACCTCACTTGAGACCTTGACCAAGGTAATACTAAAGTATTGATATGAGCCTGAAAAAATCTGGTGTCTTGTGCTGCCCAGTAGCTCAACTGATAAAGCAGGTACCCCATAAACTAAGACTATGTCCTTGTTGCAGTGGCAGCAGGTTCAATTCCAACCCATGtccctctgctgcatgtcatcccctctctctcccttcacTCTGAcgctgccaaaaacaaaaatcttaaaaaaataaaataaatccagtatCATGGTCAGTATAATGTTTATGTCTGACCTGTTTTGTCAGCATGCACCCATGGATGCAAAGCTTTGGAATTCCTCAGATACTAGCTCTTAGATATCATATCAAATAGAGCCTATGTAGGCCACTGTCTAATGAGCAACAGACCTACAGAAACACACTTTATGTAAGTGTGCAAACATCAAATCaatagagaaaaacaaacaaactgggcTCCAGAAATTTACAGTCCACCATATACATGAGGGGGCAGACTTCTGCCACTCAACCAGCATCGTTTTGGACTTCAGGCTGGAATTCAACAAAACCCACTATGTGGTATGTAGCACTGGCTTGTACTGGCAAGCCAAATCAGTGGCCAATGTAATCTCCTTGAGCAGACTGTTTGGACACAGGCCTATAAAAATATGCTCTGCATTAAAGTGTTGCCttgaatatttgttttgttgcttgATATGTATCTCCCAGTGTTAAGGTATCAACACATTTGGTGCAACAAGGACCCAAATCCCAGGTTAGAGCATAAGATGGTGAAGTAAACTACATCTCCAGCATATGTGTGTGGTCTGAGTATGTACTGTATTATACCTACATGTTGGCAAAGGGCTCTGGCAGGTAGCTCCAGCCCAGCCTTTGGCACAGACACAAGAAAACTGGTTCACTTCATCCACACATGTCCCACCGTTCATGCACGGAGAGGACGCGCACTCATTGATGTCTGGGGGAACAGACAGAAAGGAAGGTTATACAAGGAGACTCCGTGGCTACATTTGAACCTTTTAAATACAAGGACATATGCAACCAAATATCTTTGATGCTTACAGATAAGAGGATGTGACATCATTGCATATGCGTGTTTGAGAGTCAATGAGTGAAGAAAATGGAGCAGATAAGTTAATGTAGGGGAAGCTCTGTCTTGATCAAACAGCCTTTGAGCTGTTATCTTAAAGTCAGTGAGCTGTCACAGGTTGGAATATCGCATGTCATGGCATTCAGATAGCTCTCTGGACAACGACCAGAGTACATAAAGAGGAAATATGATCATGGGTCACATATGAAATGTATCTCTACATAGAAAAACGTTGACATGCATAATGCACAAAAAGAGGAATGGAAGCAGAGAGCAGAAGAGGGAAACATTACAAAAGGACGATGACAGGGTTGTAAAAGTGATCAGTGAGTCAGATAAGAGGATGAGTGATGATCAGGGTGAAGACAGGGAGAGACAATAGTGGAAAGAgaatgaggaggaggtggtggagaaagTGACCATCACAGTGAGGCCAGGCGGCAGAAGATCAGCACTGGTGTCTCACCTCGGCAGGTAGACTGCTGGCCGCTCCAGGTCAGGCTCTCCTGACAAACCCTGCTCTCTGACCCCACAAGTTCATAGCCAGGGTCACACAGAACATGAACCTCATGACCCACGCTGTGTGACTTGCCGAGTTTCCTCCCATTGACGGGTGCGTCCAGTTTTGGGCAGGTACCTGAAGGTGATAAAGAAGCAAAGTGGCAGATATTTCAACAttcaacatttaaataaattggTCTTTGTGAGGGTTTTGCTTACTGTTGGTGGCTCTTGTTGTCTGCTTCCCTGGGCTGTTCTGCAACAggtttattttcttcttcaggtTGCGAAGACTCTGCAAGTACGAGGCTTCGTGGGCTGAGAGAAGCTTCTGGACCTGCTTCAGAGAGCCCTGTATCTCCTGTCTGCTAGGACAGTCCTGGAACAAACCAAATATGATGACTGATATAATTACATGTTAATTAACTTTTCACAAAAACTTCTTGAAAGCTATAACtcacttaaaatcaatctgtattttttcttttttattcaggCAGATGCTATTTGCACCCAGGTTTATTTTACCTCAGGCAGGATACAATCAGTGGCCTCAAACAGATCAACAAGCTGAAGCTCTGGTGCTTTCAATTCGGACTGCTGTCTCAACTCATGTGGCCAGTCACCATCTACGAGGTCAGGCTGTCTCATGACAATTGATTGGAAAGACTGGTGAACGCAGAAGTGAGGAAGTGGCTTGGGTTACTGAGATGTCTCAGTAGCATAGGGCTTTACGGGAATGGGGCCCTGTCACTGGTCTGGTGGAGGAATACAAATGTGCCATTGCAAGACTGGAGATGACACTCATAGTATCTCAGGACTCGTTATTAAGAGGCATTGCTCCAACCCTATCTGCTCTCCAGCACCAGGACATAGTGGGCCATGTCCAACAAGCCAGAGGAGGTGTTGGCCTGGGAGAACTGAAACCTATCAGCAAAAGGCTTCCCAAACTGAATGCGGGCTCCTGGTGGTTAAGGAGGTGCAGCACCAAGAAGAAGCTGCCAGGTATGCTGAAGTCATATCCCAAGCCAAGCAAGGCAGCTTTGACATGGTGGGATGCTGTCGCGAGGAGGAAAATCACATGGACTGAGCTGTGGAGTGTGGAGGCTAACGTGTTGAGCTTCACCATCAGGGCCATATGGGATATCCTGCCCTTTCCTACAAACCTAAATCATTGTAAGGGAAAAGATCCagcctgtcctctgtgtgcagTTCTGGCAACCCTAAAGGACATCTTGGTAGGATGCAAGACCTGCCTGACACAAGGCAGATAAACCTTGAAGCACAACCAAGTACTGGCCTGAGCTAGAGTGCATGAAAGTAGCCAATGCTATGCCTCTCAAGACCTAGAAGAAGTTCCCACACCTTCCACCCTTCATCTGGGAAGGAGAGGAACTTGCGGCTAGCCACTTGCCTTCCTACTCAAGCCCACTGAATGCAGTTAGGGACTGGAAAATGCATGCTGACTAAAGCTAGAGAATCATATTCCCACCTGAAATTTGCAGCAACTGACCTGCGACAGATTCTCCGGGAGGAAGCCGTGGCCGAGGCTTGTGAGTGCAAGAAGCTGCGGAACGCGACGTTGAAGCTGAAGCAGAGGAGCAAGGCTGGAAGGTTGAAGTGCTTCCAGTAGAGCTGGGCTGCAGGGGCTTTGGTGCCAGTTCCACCACAAGGCTCCTGAGGGAAGTGGAAGTCAGAGGGCAGGCCCACAGGAAGGCAACTAAAGCCTTTGCCAATGCCGCAGAAAAGAGCAGTCACTGGTTGTGGCTGAAGAGAAGAGATCTCGCCTGGGCTCCCAAGTGACCATCTAGAGGCCAACGATGAGACACACCAAGAACTGATCAACCTGCTTTCACTCTGCCTTGACTAGAGTGTCTTGTGATAAAAGACGGTGAGGTCAAGGTCCGAAACCGATGACGTGTTGTACTGGTAGCTTCATAAGGTGGTCACCTCCAAGAACAACCCCACAACCATACCCAGGTAATTACAGCATGTCTGTTTCAGGTAagttcaaaataaatatttctcaTCATGAAGGAGAAGCTGCAGGACCACAAGCTGGTGATGTCATTAATGCACTTGCCAGATAACTTACTTAACATTCACTCACAAAACTCAAGATGATGTTTAAGGTTTTTATAGTCCAAAAATCTTTAGGTTTTTTTTATGCGTCTAAgccaaaaaaatgtattgaccTACAACAACACGCTCTGCATTTCATTACCTGAGGTAACCCTGCCAAAGTAAATCTGTTGCTTTATTACTCAATTGTGCAAGTTGATGGTTTGATTAAAAGAGAagtatgaaataaaatcatGGCTCTAAACAAAACTTGAAACACAGAGTCAGCTCcactgcatgtaaacaaacgAAGGCTTGCTGAAGGAGTGCCCTTGAAGACCTGTGCAGCACAGAAACTGGGCTGTTATATGAGCAAGTAAATGCCCTAGGATCAGAGTATGTTTGGCCACTGTAAGTATTTGCAAGCAGGAACCTCCTCCTTTCAAAGCTACTGAAACTCAGTTATAAACACGGGAACTCTTTCTGAACATTTGATATTCTTATGATGTGGTTTTTAGGTGTGACCCTGTGTGGATGTTTAAAATCTTCAatacataaagttatgtaacTGCCATGTGTCATCGAAGGAGAGGGGATGAAATCAGCGAATGCTATCTTTATGATGTGGTGGATTTAGGGTTTAAGGTCAGTCAGGTATAAACACCCTCAGCATAAACATCACCTGCATTACAACCTCCCTTTCTATTGGCCGCAGGGCCGAGGGAGTGGCGCTGACTTGTTTGCTATCCACGTCCTCCTCAACAGCGTCATTCTACACCCTCTGCCCTGTCCTCTCATGCATGTTTTCAGACAACCAATTAGTGTTTTCGTCCAGCCGGGGTTATGTAAGAAGAGTCAATATTTGTTGAAAACACCTTTCTGATTTGGACAGAACTGGGGTTTGGAGAGGCTTCAGTCCGTCGGGAGGGGTGGCTGGTGTTTATAGTGTAGTTGTCAAAGGCCTCTTTCTGCCTGTGCTAAGCGACATTTCACATGGCTTCATGTTAACTGGGTGACGGTGTGTAGGAGGCATGCAGGACTGGAGCTCAAGATGACagtaaagtacagtacagtactatTAAATCTGACCAGATTTGTCGGATAATTTAATGTGGAACAAGTTTGAAATGCTGAAATGCAATTTTAAACACTCCATATAGGGTGCTGGGTGCCTCACTGACAATTCAAgatcacaatgaaaataatttcttttttggattttgtctGTAAATAAAGTGCCAGGCTACATAAAAAGTGCCCTGGATCCCTGACAGAGGTCTGGGCTAAATATTTGCATATCAAGTaggtaagtaagtaagtaaaatttatttatacagcgcttCTTGCAGACATAGGTCACAATGGCATTAtacaacaagaaagaaaacaaagacaaacgtGACTACGTGAGCCACTTAGTTAAAGGTGCACAACTAGCAAAAGTATTtgcataaaaaagaaaaaatcacaGTACATGACAACATTTAATTTATTCAATAATTAAGTAATCCTGAATGTTTGTTATTAATTAGCATCCTGTCTTTTTGCAAAAGTGGCAAAGCAAGGTGAGTATCCCTGCTCTGAGGTCTTGCTCCTGGAGCCTGCATGCAAAGGGTTACTCAAAGTTTGCTCTGTTAAAATGTCTGTACGTGATGTCAAGTAAGGACATATACAGTAGGAGCTGTTTTGAGAAGGGCTACtcaaatttgaatttttttttgcctttcaaGCCACGTGTAAAACACATAATGCAATCATTGATCAGTCTGATAGAATATAACCGTCTTCATGAGCAAGGTTTTGAACTCATTTAACTCAAATGATGTCACTTACACTAAGCTGCAT
The Epinephelus lanceolatus isolate andai-2023 chromosome 2, ASM4190304v1, whole genome shotgun sequence DNA segment above includes these coding regions:
- the LOC117255108 gene encoding fibulin-7, giving the protein MIAEIVFTLLCLCSLHPTLGQDCPSRQEIQGSLKQVQKLLSAHEASYLQSLRNLKKKINLLQNSPGKQTTRATNSTCPKLDAPVNGRKLGKSHSVGHEVHVLCDPGYELVGSESRVCQESLTWSGQQSTCRDINECASSPCMNGGTCVDEVNQFSCVCAKGWAGATCQSPLPTFFVTMTNTSAATSSATAAASTLPAATTGPIVRPSRCTITQGTTHCTCEPGYTISGRDSNTCTDIDECELFHNGQAGRLCLHTCVNTPGGYRCSCPAGYNVTRDGRSCKDIDECATRQNNCTKDQMCVNTYGGFQCVRVDCPKIPNATYVKTSPMRCERNPCPVDNKACSQTPNSFSYHYLAVVSNLSAPRVMFRVSALRPMGDTLRFSLLGGRQARRHFTVQRSDRLTGQLMLVTPVQGPATLEAEVEMSELERRAQLGRYITKITMFVSQYDF